A genomic window from Planctomycetota bacterium includes:
- a CDS encoding GTP cyclohydrolase I FolE2 has protein sequence MELLMSSRTADHAAGTPLSDVQASLDTRRIAIDKVGVKDVTYPIRLRMPCGSEQHTVAKVNMYVSLPHHQKGTHMSRFLEVLNEHAQEIDPTDIMAICHDIKERLNAAEAHLELAFTYFINKKAPVTGSPGLMDYQVTFEATSNGADDFVMGVKAPATSLCPCSKTISAYGAHNQRCVLEAKVRFKGMMWIEELVSICENAASTQVYSVLKRPDEKYVTEAAFDNPKFVEDIVRDLAGALDADERIIWYSINSENFESIHNHNAYAAIEKDKR, from the coding sequence ATGGAGCTTTTGATGAGTTCACGGACCGCAGATCACGCTGCTGGCACGCCCCTGTCGGATGTGCAGGCGTCGCTCGACACCCGACGCATCGCCATCGACAAGGTCGGCGTCAAGGACGTCACGTATCCGATTCGGCTCCGCATGCCCTGCGGGTCCGAGCAGCACACGGTCGCCAAGGTCAACATGTACGTGTCTTTGCCGCATCATCAGAAGGGCACGCACATGTCGCGCTTCCTGGAAGTGCTCAATGAGCACGCTCAGGAGATCGATCCGACGGACATCATGGCGATCTGTCACGACATCAAGGAACGCCTCAACGCTGCCGAGGCGCATCTGGAACTGGCGTTCACGTATTTCATCAATAAGAAAGCCCCCGTGACCGGCTCGCCGGGGCTCATGGACTATCAGGTCACCTTCGAGGCGACGAGCAACGGGGCGGACGATTTTGTCATGGGCGTCAAAGCCCCCGCCACGAGTCTGTGTCCCTGCTCCAAGACGATCAGCGCGTACGGCGCACACAATCAGCGCTGCGTGCTGGAAGCGAAGGTGCGCTTCAAGGGCATGATGTGGATTGAGGAACTGGTGAGCATTTGCGAGAACGCCGCCAGCACGCAGGTGTATTCCGTACTCAAGCGGCCGGACGAGAAGTACGTCACCGAGGCGGCGTTCGACAACCCCAAGTTCGTCGAAGACATCGTGCGCGACCTGGCCGGGGCGCTGGACGCGGACGAGCGGATCATCTGGTACTCGATCAACAGCGAGAACTTCGAGTCGATCCACAACCACAACGCCTACGCCGCCATCGAAAAAGACAAGCGGTAG
- a CDS encoding 3-ketoacyl-ACP reductase, with amino-acid sequence MSPRSAIVTGAGRGIGRGIALELAKKGWSVVVNYSRSAEGAEHVVKEIEAAGGQAAAIGADVSLADDRAKLVEASLAAFGSIDMLVNNAGITSPNRSLDLLDATEEGYDHLMAVNLKGPFFLTQLVARHMIEAAKDKAGHHLRYIVNISSLSAYAVSVNRSDYCMAKMAMNMMTQIWAARLAEYGVRVYEIRPGIIASDMTAGVKDKYEKLIHEEAMLPIARWGEAADVGKAVAMLGEGSLAYSTGETINVDGGYHIRRL; translated from the coding sequence ATGTCACCACGTTCAGCGATCGTCACCGGGGCGGGGCGCGGCATCGGGCGCGGGATCGCGCTGGAGTTGGCGAAGAAGGGTTGGTCGGTCGTCGTCAACTACAGCCGCAGCGCCGAGGGGGCGGAGCATGTCGTGAAGGAAATCGAAGCGGCGGGCGGACAGGCGGCGGCGATCGGGGCCGACGTCTCGCTCGCCGACGACCGGGCGAAACTCGTCGAGGCGTCGCTGGCGGCGTTCGGATCGATCGACATGCTCGTCAACAACGCGGGGATCACCAGCCCGAATCGTTCGCTTGATCTGCTCGATGCGACGGAGGAAGGGTACGACCATCTGATGGCGGTGAATCTCAAGGGGCCGTTCTTTCTGACGCAGCTTGTGGCGCGGCACATGATCGAGGCGGCGAAAGACAAGGCGGGGCATCATCTTCGTTACATCGTCAATATTTCGTCGCTCAGCGCATACGCCGTCAGCGTCAACCGGTCGGACTACTGCATGGCGAAGATGGCGATGAACATGATGACGCAGATCTGGGCGGCGCGGCTCGCCGAGTATGGCGTGCGGGTGTACGAGATTCGACCGGGCATCATCGCGTCGGATATGACGGCGGGGGTGAAGGACAAATACGAGAAGCTGATTCACGAAGAGGCGATGCTGCCGATCGCGCGCTGGGGTGAGGCGGCGGACGTGGGCAAGGCGGTGGCGATGCTCGGGGAAGGTTCGCTGGCGTACTCGACGGGAGAGACGATCAATGTGGACGGGGGCTATCACATTCGACGGCTTTGA